Proteins encoded by one window of Musa acuminata AAA Group cultivar baxijiao chromosome BXJ2-9, Cavendish_Baxijiao_AAA, whole genome shotgun sequence:
- the LOC135622002 gene encoding chaperone protein dnaJ 20, chloroplastic-like: protein MLLLSSPVAKPALVAMSVRGRPRAPAATVRAAPGAATMYELLSVAETAGSEEIKAAYRRQARRWHPDACRIAGDEGYFAERFMRAREAYEVLSDQGLRREYDRALLRSDGGEWERQLEGLQWRRSTTVGRRGTSWGSRMRRAHGSEIFD from the coding sequence ATGCTTCTTTTATCTTCTCCGGTAGCCAAGCCTGCGTTGGTTGCCATGTCGGTCAGGGGGCGACCTAGAGCGCCGGCGGCGACAGTGAGAGCGGCACCGGGGGCGGCCACCATGTACGAGCTGCTGTCGGTGGCAGAGACGGCGGGTTCGGAGGAGATCAAGGCGGCGTACAGGCGGCAGGCGCGGCGGTGGCACCCGGACGCGTGCCGCATAGCGGGGGACGAGGGCTACTTCGCGGAGCGCTTCATGCGGGCGCGGGAGGCGTACGAGGTGCTCTCCGACCAGGGCCTCCGCCGCGAATACGACCGGGCGCTGCTTCGGAGCGACGGGGGCGAGTGGGAGAGGCAACTGGAGGGGCTGCAGTGGCGGCGGAGCACCACGGTGGGGCGGCGGGGGACGAGCTGGGGCAGTCGGATGAGGAGGGCCCACGGGTCAGAGATATTCGATTGA